Proteins found in one Aliidongia dinghuensis genomic segment:
- a CDS encoding DUF484 family protein, whose amino-acid sequence MEQQGQSESRVETDAAPRAATTDEVLAYLTRHPGFLADHPDLVSVLTPPEHRRGAGVVDMQQFMLQRLQSDLARLKSQQRALISTSRSNLTSQTRIHAAVLAIVGASSFEQLIQTVTTDLAVLLDVDVVTLCVESDTGPLPRPPLPGVLLLPSGEVDRLLGADKDALLEDEVRGDPALFGAGAGLVQSEALLRLTIGSHAPAGILALGSRRPHKFKAGQGTELLCFLAQALEITIAQWLDLEA is encoded by the coding sequence ATGGAACAGCAAGGCCAGAGCGAATCCCGCGTCGAGACTGACGCCGCGCCCCGCGCGGCGACAACCGACGAGGTGCTGGCCTATCTGACCCGGCATCCGGGCTTCCTTGCCGACCATCCCGACCTGGTCAGCGTCCTGACGCCACCCGAGCACCGGCGCGGTGCCGGCGTCGTCGACATGCAGCAATTCATGCTGCAGCGGCTGCAGAGCGACTTGGCCCGGCTCAAGAGCCAGCAGCGCGCGCTCATCTCGACCAGCCGGTCGAACCTGACCAGCCAGACGCGTATCCACGCGGCCGTGCTGGCGATCGTCGGCGCCAGCAGCTTCGAGCAGCTGATCCAGACCGTGACGACCGATCTCGCCGTATTGCTCGACGTCGATGTCGTGACGTTGTGTGTCGAATCGGACACCGGCCCCCTGCCCCGGCCGCCGCTGCCGGGCGTTCTGCTGCTGCCGTCGGGCGAGGTCGACCGGCTCCTCGGCGCGGACAAGGACGCGCTGCTCGAGGACGAAGTGCGCGGCGATCCGGCCCTGTTCGGCGCCGGCGCCGGCCTCGTCCAGTCCGAGGCGCTGCTGCGCCTTACGATCGGCAGCCACGCGCCCGCCGGCATCCTGGCCTTGGGCTCGCGCAGGCCGCACAAGTTCAAGGCCGGCCAGGGCACGGAACTCCTGTGCTTCCTTGCCCAGGCGCTGGAGATCACCATCGCCCAATGGCTCGACCTCGAGGCCTAA
- a CDS encoding tyrosine recombinase XerC, whose product MPVRRPDPLPLARFAATADLSDAIEAWQQQLKSERRASAHTLAAYGRDLAVFLDFTRDHHGEMPSLALLGRLRPADFRAYLAARAAQDLAKSSQARALSVLRGFFRFLDRRGLVTNPALTVLRGPRLGQSVPKPLSEGDAEAAIDAADTVQTVTAPPWIAARDTAVVTLLYGCGLRLSEALDLTRRQAPTAGMTTLRVTGKGGKTRIVPLLPVVASAVDDYLAHCPHPIGPDDPLFVGTRGGPLNPRLVQRLMEQLRIRLGLPDSATPHALRHSFATHLLAGGADLRAIQELLGHASLSTTQRYTAIDAAKLMEVYDRAHPRARG is encoded by the coding sequence GTGCCTGTCCGCCGCCCCGACCCGCTGCCGCTCGCCCGTTTTGCCGCGACCGCCGACCTCTCGGACGCCATCGAGGCATGGCAGCAGCAGCTCAAATCCGAGCGCCGCGCCTCTGCCCATACGCTCGCCGCCTACGGCCGCGACCTCGCCGTTTTCCTCGATTTCACGCGCGACCATCACGGCGAGATGCCGTCGCTCGCCCTGCTCGGCCGCCTGAGGCCGGCCGATTTCCGCGCTTATCTCGCGGCACGCGCCGCACAGGATCTGGCCAAGAGCTCACAGGCGCGCGCGCTTTCCGTTTTGCGCGGCTTCTTCCGGTTCCTCGACCGGCGCGGCCTCGTGACCAACCCGGCGCTCACCGTTTTGCGCGGGCCGCGGCTTGGACAATCCGTGCCGAAGCCGCTCAGCGAGGGCGACGCCGAGGCCGCGATCGATGCGGCGGACACGGTGCAGACGGTCACGGCGCCGCCTTGGATCGCCGCCCGCGATACCGCCGTCGTAACCCTGCTCTACGGCTGCGGCCTCCGCCTGTCGGAGGCGCTTGACCTCACGCGCCGGCAGGCGCCGACGGCGGGGATGACCACGCTCCGCGTCACCGGCAAGGGCGGCAAGACGCGCATTGTGCCGTTGCTGCCGGTGGTCGCGAGTGCGGTCGACGATTATCTGGCGCATTGCCCGCACCCGATCGGCCCGGACGATCCGCTGTTCGTCGGCACGCGCGGCGGGCCGCTCAATCCACGCCTGGTGCAGCGCCTGATGGAGCAGCTGCGCATCCGTCTGGGCCTGCCCGACAGCGCGACCCCGCACGCGCTCCGCCACAGTTTCGCGACCCATCTCTTGGCCGGCGGCGCCGATCTCCGGGCGATCCAGGAACTGCTCGGCCACGCCTCGCTGTCGACCACACAACGCTATACCGCGATCGACGCCGCGAAGCTGATGGAGGTCTATGACCGGGCGCACCCGCGCGCGCGCGGATAG
- a CDS encoding PAS domain-containing protein produces the protein MLARPIVQPSAFQALLSGTPLEDCFAFWRARRAGRAVPLKSALDPVEMPQRILPYLFLYEVTPEGRFRCRLAGTAVCAAFQSDPTGRYLDEMIPAPVLEDRLRLFREAVERELPVVYTGTLAEPGRTWIKFKRLLTPMSIRGEHPDGIFGMVIFPELQRRRAGPRLIEEGAVELVAWATPEDLTDPDATS, from the coding sequence ATGCTCGCTCGACCGATCGTGCAGCCATCCGCGTTTCAGGCACTGCTCAGCGGCACGCCGCTCGAGGACTGCTTCGCCTTCTGGCGCGCGCGCCGGGCGGGACGCGCGGTCCCGCTCAAGTCAGCGCTCGATCCGGTCGAGATGCCACAGCGCATCCTGCCCTATCTCTTTCTTTACGAGGTCACACCCGAGGGTCGCTTCCGCTGCCGGCTCGCCGGGACCGCCGTCTGCGCGGCCTTCCAGAGTGACCCGACCGGCCGCTATCTCGACGAGATGATCCCGGCGCCGGTACTGGAAGACCGGCTGCGGCTCTTTCGCGAGGCGGTCGAGCGGGAGTTGCCCGTCGTCTACACCGGCACGCTCGCCGAACCCGGCCGCACCTGGATCAAGTTCAAGCGGCTGCTGACGCCGATGTCGATCCGCGGCGAGCACCCGGACGGCATCTTCGGCATGGTGATCTTTCCCGAGCTGCAACGTCGCCGCGCGGGACCGCGGCTGATCGAGGAGGGCGCCGTCGAACTCGTCGCCTGGGCCACGCCCGAGGATCTCACGGATCCGGACGCAACATCCTGA
- the lpdA gene encoding dihydrolipoyl dehydrogenase codes for MTDSYDLVVIGSGPGGYIAAIRAAQLGMKVACVEKNERLGGTCLNVGCIPSKALLQSSEKFEEANHALAAHGVQVSGVALDLATMLARKDKVVSDITKGVEFLFRKNKITWVKGTGKIAAAGKVTATAADGTSQTIETKNILIATGSDVMPLPGVEVDEKQIVSSTGALEIPKVPKHLVVIGGGYIGLELGSVWRRLGAEVTVVEFLDRITPGLDLEVGKALNRALAKQGMQFKLSTKVTAAKKTKTSVTLTLEPAAGGDKEELKADVVLLSIGRRPYTDELGLAEAGVELDERKRVKVDGHFQTNVPGIYAIGDVIAGAMLAHKAEEEGVVFAEILAGQKPHLNYDAIPAVVYTWPEVASVGKTEEEVKAAGIEYKVGKFPFTANGRAKANGDTEGFVKFIADAKTDRVLGCHIIGPDAGTMIAEVALAMEYGASSEDIGRTCHAHPTLNEAVKEAALATSGLPLNI; via the coding sequence ATGACCGACAGCTACGATCTCGTCGTCATCGGGAGCGGCCCGGGCGGCTATATCGCCGCCATCCGCGCGGCCCAGCTGGGCATGAAGGTCGCCTGCGTCGAGAAGAACGAGCGCCTGGGCGGCACCTGCCTCAACGTCGGCTGCATCCCGTCGAAGGCGCTGCTGCAGTCGTCCGAGAAGTTCGAGGAAGCGAACCACGCGCTGGCCGCGCACGGCGTCCAGGTCTCGGGCGTGGCGCTCGACCTTGCGACCATGCTGGCACGCAAGGACAAGGTCGTTTCGGACATCACCAAGGGTGTCGAGTTCCTGTTCCGCAAGAACAAGATCACCTGGGTCAAGGGCACGGGCAAGATCGCCGCGGCCGGCAAGGTCACGGCGACGGCAGCCGACGGCACGAGCCAGACGATCGAGACCAAGAACATCCTGATCGCGACCGGCTCCGACGTCATGCCGCTGCCAGGCGTCGAGGTCGACGAGAAGCAGATCGTGTCCTCGACCGGCGCGCTCGAGATCCCGAAGGTGCCGAAGCACCTGGTCGTGATCGGCGGCGGCTACATCGGCCTCGAGTTGGGCTCGGTCTGGCGCCGTCTCGGCGCGGAAGTGACCGTCGTCGAGTTCCTCGACCGCATCACCCCGGGCCTCGACCTCGAGGTCGGCAAGGCCTTGAACCGCGCGCTCGCCAAGCAGGGCATGCAGTTCAAGCTCTCGACCAAGGTCACGGCCGCCAAGAAGACGAAGACCAGCGTCACGCTCACGCTCGAGCCCGCGGCCGGCGGCGACAAGGAAGAGCTCAAGGCCGATGTCGTGCTGCTCTCGATCGGCCGGCGTCCCTACACCGACGAGCTGGGCCTGGCCGAAGCCGGCGTCGAGCTCGACGAGCGTAAGCGCGTCAAGGTCGACGGCCATTTCCAGACCAATGTCCCGGGCATCTATGCGATCGGCGATGTGATCGCCGGCGCGATGCTGGCGCACAAGGCCGAGGAAGAGGGCGTCGTCTTCGCCGAGATCCTGGCCGGGCAGAAGCCGCACCTCAACTACGACGCCATTCCGGCCGTCGTCTACACCTGGCCGGAAGTGGCCTCGGTCGGCAAGACCGAGGAAGAGGTCAAGGCCGCGGGCATCGAGTACAAGGTCGGCAAGTTCCCGTTCACGGCCAATGGCCGTGCCAAGGCGAACGGCGATACCGAAGGCTTCGTCAAGTTCATTGCCGACGCCAAGACCGACCGGGTCCTGGGCTGCCACATCATCGGCCCGGACGCCGGGACGATGATCGCCGAAGTGGCGCTCGCCATGGAATATGGCGCGTCCTCGGAAGACATCGGCCGGACCTGCCACGCGCATCCGACGCTGAATGAGGCGGTCAAGGAAGCAGCCCTCGCGACCTCGGGCCTGCCGCTCAACATCTGA
- the odhB gene encoding 2-oxoglutarate dehydrogenase complex dihydrolipoyllysine-residue succinyltransferase, giving the protein MATEIKVPPLGESVTEGTVARWLKKVGDSVKIDETLIEFETDKVTVDVPSPATGVLSEISAPEGANVAVGGLLGVIAEGAAGAAAKPAAATAPAKVEAPKPAAAPAPAPAAASAATDLDRSGPAARKLVAENQLDATSIPATGKDGRLTKGDVLGAIATGTAAPAAAPAPAAPVVQAREAGPREQRVKMTRLRQRIAQRLKEAQNTAAMLTTFNEVDMTAIMAIREQYKDAFEKKHGVKLGFMSFFVKACIAGLKELPAVNAEISGDELIYKNYYDIGVAVGTESGLVVPVVRDADVMSFSDIEKQIGVYGKKARDGKLSIEELTGGTFTISNGGVYGSLMSTPILNPPQSAILGMHKTQKRPVAIGDKVEIRPMMYLALSYDHRIIDGREAVTFLVRVKENLEDPQRLLLDM; this is encoded by the coding sequence ATGGCGACCGAAATCAAGGTGCCCCCGCTGGGCGAATCGGTGACCGAAGGCACTGTGGCGCGCTGGCTCAAGAAGGTCGGCGACAGTGTCAAGATCGACGAGACGCTGATCGAATTCGAGACCGACAAGGTGACGGTGGACGTGCCCTCGCCCGCGACCGGCGTGCTGAGCGAGATCTCGGCGCCGGAAGGTGCCAATGTCGCTGTCGGCGGGCTCTTGGGCGTGATCGCCGAGGGTGCGGCGGGTGCTGCGGCGAAGCCCGCTGCGGCCACGGCACCTGCCAAGGTCGAGGCGCCGAAGCCGGCGGCTGCACCGGCGCCGGCTCCTGCCGCCGCTTCGGCCGCGACCGATCTCGACCGCTCGGGCCCGGCCGCGCGCAAGCTCGTCGCCGAGAACCAGCTCGACGCCACCAGCATTCCGGCAACCGGCAAGGACGGCCGGCTCACCAAGGGTGATGTGCTGGGTGCGATCGCGACGGGCACGGCCGCTCCGGCTGCGGCCCCGGCTCCGGCAGCGCCTGTGGTGCAGGCCCGCGAGGCCGGCCCGCGCGAGCAGCGGGTCAAGATGACGCGCCTGCGCCAGCGCATCGCGCAGCGCCTCAAGGAAGCCCAGAACACGGCCGCCATGCTCACCACCTTCAACGAGGTGGACATGACGGCGATCATGGCGATCCGCGAGCAGTACAAGGACGCGTTCGAGAAGAAGCACGGCGTCAAGCTCGGCTTCATGTCCTTCTTCGTGAAGGCCTGCATCGCAGGCTTGAAGGAATTGCCGGCGGTTAATGCCGAGATCTCGGGCGACGAGCTCATCTACAAGAACTACTACGACATCGGCGTCGCGGTCGGCACCGAGAGCGGTCTCGTCGTGCCGGTGGTGCGTGACGCGGACGTGATGAGCTTCTCCGACATCGAGAAGCAGATCGGCGTCTACGGCAAGAAGGCGCGCGACGGCAAGCTCTCGATCGAGGAACTGACCGGCGGCACCTTCACGATCTCGAACGGCGGCGTCTACGGCTCGCTCATGTCGACGCCGATCCTGAACCCGCCGCAGTCGGCGATCCTGGGCATGCACAAGACCCAGAAGCGCCCGGTCGCGATCGGCGACAAGGTCGAGATCCGGCCGATGATGTATCTGGCCTTGAGCTACGACCACCGCATCATCGACGGCCGCGAGGCGGTCACCTTCCTGGTTCGCGTCAAGGAAAACCTGGAAGACCCGCAGCGCCTGCTGCTGGACATGTAA